One window of the Paenibacillus beijingensis genome contains the following:
- a CDS encoding cobalt-precorrin 5A hydrolase, whose amino-acid sequence MSNPFAAVAITKHGVEMARGLVTRFPGTDLYYMSKFARGDEEERGYHLFEGSVKLILPDLFKQYNGLIIIISLGAVVRMIAPILEDKKKDPAVVVVDDRGEHAISVLSGHLGGANELTRQVAAVLGARPVITTASDVQQTIPVDLFGRSFGWVIESFDKATPVSASVVNEERVAVVQETGESNWWTYEKPLPDHIRVYTSAGEAMAASFDAALVVTDRLLTAEEEASLLRNGVLYRPKSLVLGIGCNRGTAAEEIERVILDTLHELKLSPKSVRNAATIDLKKDEQGLLDVCAKYNWRLETFSPEQLNAVPLANPSETVFKYTGAYGVSEPAARLSSGADGWLLEKRKSGNVTISIARIPFTAEVSS is encoded by the coding sequence ATGAGTAATCCTTTTGCCGCTGTCGCAATTACGAAGCACGGGGTTGAGATGGCCCGCGGTCTCGTCACGCGCTTTCCTGGAACCGACCTGTATTACATGAGCAAGTTCGCCCGCGGGGATGAAGAAGAGCGAGGCTATCATCTATTTGAAGGCTCGGTCAAGCTGATCCTGCCGGACCTGTTTAAACAGTACAACGGACTAATCATCATCATTTCGCTGGGAGCGGTCGTGCGCATGATTGCGCCGATTCTTGAGGATAAAAAGAAGGACCCTGCCGTCGTCGTGGTGGACGACCGGGGGGAGCATGCGATCAGCGTGCTTTCCGGCCATTTGGGCGGAGCCAACGAACTGACCCGCCAGGTTGCCGCCGTTCTCGGCGCGCGCCCGGTCATTACGACCGCTTCCGATGTGCAGCAGACGATTCCCGTGGATTTGTTCGGCCGCAGCTTCGGCTGGGTGATCGAAAGCTTCGATAAAGCGACGCCGGTGAGCGCATCGGTCGTTAACGAGGAACGGGTCGCTGTCGTGCAGGAAACGGGAGAGAGCAACTGGTGGACATATGAGAAGCCGCTGCCCGATCATATCCGCGTCTATACAAGCGCCGGGGAAGCGATGGCCGCATCCTTTGATGCCGCGCTGGTCGTTACCGACCGCCTGCTCACAGCCGAGGAAGAAGCGTCTCTGCTGCGAAACGGCGTATTGTACCGGCCCAAATCGCTCGTGCTCGGCATCGGGTGCAACCGGGGAACGGCGGCGGAGGAAATCGAACGTGTGATCCTAGATACGCTTCACGAGCTCAAGCTGTCGCCGAAGAGCGTAAGGAACGCGGCAACGATCGACCTGAAAAAAGACGAGCAGGGGCTGCTCGACGTCTGCGCCAAGTATAACTGGAGGCTGGAAACTTTTTCGCCTGAGCAGCTGAACGCGGTGCCGCTCGCCAATCCGTCCGAGACGGTATTTAAATACACCGGTGCATACGGCGTCAGCGAACCGGCTGCACGGCTTTCAAGCGGCGCGGACGGCTGGCTGCTGGAAAAAAGAAAAAGCGGCAACGTGACAATTTCGATTGCGCGTATTCCTTTTACGGCGGAGGTTAGCTCATGA
- the cobM gene encoding precorrin-4 C(11)-methyltransferase, producing MKLEPKVYIVGAGPGDPDLITVKGLRIMQQADVVLYTDSLVSEELVARAGEHAQVLQSSGMDLEQMVEHMAAAVREGKSVARIHTGDPSVYGAILEQMVLLRQADVQYEIVPGVSSVFAAAAALGAELTVPDLTQTVILTRAEGRTPVPEREKLKDLASHHCTVALFLSATLAKKVVKEFLAAGWAEDTPVAVVQRATWPDQRIVRTTLQHLDEDLRKAGIRMHAMILAGKALDPTMTDRDEHRSKLYDKTFTHGYRKGVPAHE from the coding sequence ATGAAGCTGGAGCCGAAAGTTTACATCGTTGGCGCCGGACCGGGCGACCCGGATCTGATCACTGTGAAAGGCCTTCGCATTATGCAGCAGGCGGATGTTGTGCTGTACACGGATTCGCTGGTCAGCGAGGAGCTCGTGGCCCGGGCAGGCGAACACGCCCAAGTGCTGCAAAGCTCAGGCATGGACCTGGAGCAAATGGTGGAGCATATGGCGGCGGCGGTCCGGGAAGGCAAGTCGGTTGCCCGCATTCATACCGGCGACCCGTCGGTCTATGGTGCGATTTTGGAGCAGATGGTGCTGCTTCGCCAAGCAGACGTCCAATACGAAATCGTGCCTGGTGTGAGCTCCGTTTTTGCGGCGGCGGCAGCGCTTGGGGCTGAGCTTACCGTGCCGGACTTGACGCAGACGGTCATCCTGACCCGCGCCGAAGGCCGAACGCCGGTGCCGGAAAGGGAAAAGCTGAAGGATTTGGCATCTCACCATTGTACGGTTGCATTATTTTTAAGCGCGACGCTTGCGAAAAAGGTTGTGAAGGAATTTCTAGCAGCCGGCTGGGCGGAGGACACTCCGGTAGCGGTTGTTCAGAGGGCGACATGGCCGGATCAGCGGATCGTCCGAACGACGCTGCAGCATCTGGATGAAGATTTGCGCAAAGCGGGCATTCGCATGCATGCGATGATTTTGGCCGGAAAGGCGCTTGACCCGACGATGACGGACCGGGATGAGCACCGCTCGAAGCTGTACGACAAAACGTTTACGCACGGATACCGCAAAGGGGTGCCGGCACATGAGTAA
- the cobI gene encoding precorrin-2 C(20)-methyltransferase → MTTAVTTGTLYGIGVGPGDPELITVKAFRMLKECPVIAYPKKRMGAKSYALEIVEMYVNTAEKEMLGLVFPMTKDPATLEREWNKTIDLCWQQLQEGRDIAFVTEGDPNLYSTFIHMARLMQELHPEVPIRSVPGISSVLGAAARLNVPLADGDDQVAIVPATADRAEMKRAIEQHDAIVFIKVAKVLDMMIDILEELDLVRNASVVTKVTSPQELVWRNVRELRGQELEYLTLMVVRK, encoded by the coding sequence ATGACAACGGCCGTAACAACAGGAACGCTGTACGGAATAGGCGTAGGGCCTGGCGATCCGGAGCTGATTACAGTCAAAGCGTTCCGGATGCTGAAGGAATGCCCGGTTATCGCTTATCCGAAAAAAAGGATGGGCGCGAAATCGTATGCGCTCGAAATTGTCGAGATGTACGTGAATACGGCGGAGAAAGAGATGCTCGGTCTCGTTTTTCCGATGACGAAGGATCCGGCTACGCTTGAGAGGGAATGGAACAAAACGATTGACTTATGCTGGCAGCAGCTGCAGGAAGGACGGGATATCGCGTTTGTTACCGAGGGCGATCCGAACCTGTACAGCACGTTCATCCATATGGCCCGCCTGATGCAGGAGCTTCACCCGGAGGTGCCGATCCGATCGGTTCCCGGTATTTCCTCGGTGCTGGGAGCTGCTGCCCGGCTGAATGTGCCGCTGGCGGACGGTGACGATCAGGTGGCGATCGTGCCGGCGACGGCGGACCGTGCGGAAATGAAACGCGCTATTGAACAGCATGACGCGATCGTGTTTATTAAAGTGGCCAAAGTGTTGGACATGATGATTGATATCTTGGAAGAGCTGGATCTTGTCCGGAATGCCTCCGTCGTGACGAAGGTGACTTCGCCGCAAGAGCTCGTATGGCGCAACGTGCGTGAGCTGCGGGGACAGGAGCTGGAATATTTGACGCTGATGGTGGTGAGAAAATGA
- a CDS encoding bifunctional cobalt-precorrin-7 (C(5))-methyltransferase/cobalt-precorrin-6B (C(15))-methyltransferase, which produces MDNRIHIIGIGDDGPKSLTAAYLNLIQEAEVLVGGERHLALFPDIGSERIVLKGGLTQTVDRLIGLQESHRVVVLASGDPLFYGIAGFIAKRAGSGAVSIHPHLSSVQLVFAKMGESWHDAVLESVHGRPLKGLAQRIDGKAKVALLTDEVNSPAAIAAYLREFGMDEYDAFVAENLGGEGEKYGWWTLADMAGGEFSPLNIVVLRRKHDAPAIRAGFGFEDYEFDQRKPDKGLITKKEVRVLSLGELKLKRDSTVWDIGAGSGSVAVECARLAPFGQVFALEKNEGDLVNIENNRRKFRADMTIIHAKAPDGLDGLPDPDAVFIGGSGGELRELIRICCQRLKDGGRIVVNAATIETLAAAQSALKEQIFAVNIALVQISRSKPILDMTRFEGLNPIYVITGFRQAGAAAEEGGKERS; this is translated from the coding sequence GTGGATAACCGGATTCATATTATCGGCATTGGAGACGACGGGCCGAAAAGCTTAACCGCGGCGTACCTTAACCTGATTCAGGAAGCCGAAGTGCTCGTCGGCGGGGAACGCCATCTGGCGCTGTTTCCTGACATCGGCAGCGAGCGAATCGTGCTGAAAGGAGGGCTGACCCAAACCGTCGACCGGCTGATCGGACTTCAGGAAAGTCATCGCGTCGTTGTGCTTGCTTCGGGCGACCCACTGTTTTACGGCATCGCCGGATTTATCGCCAAACGCGCGGGAAGCGGTGCCGTATCCATTCATCCGCATTTGAGCTCCGTGCAGCTCGTTTTTGCCAAAATGGGTGAAAGCTGGCATGACGCGGTGCTCGAAAGCGTGCATGGGCGGCCGCTCAAAGGGCTTGCGCAGCGGATCGACGGCAAGGCGAAAGTCGCCCTGCTTACCGATGAAGTAAACAGCCCGGCAGCCATTGCCGCCTACCTGCGCGAGTTCGGCATGGATGAATACGACGCGTTTGTGGCGGAGAATCTCGGCGGAGAGGGCGAAAAGTACGGCTGGTGGACGCTTGCCGACATGGCGGGCGGCGAGTTCTCGCCGCTGAATATCGTGGTGCTGCGGCGCAAGCATGACGCTCCGGCGATTCGAGCCGGTTTCGGCTTCGAAGATTATGAGTTTGACCAGCGCAAGCCGGATAAAGGGCTGATTACGAAAAAAGAAGTGCGCGTGCTCAGCCTTGGCGAACTGAAGCTGAAGCGGGACAGCACGGTATGGGATATCGGAGCGGGCTCCGGGTCGGTCGCAGTGGAATGCGCGAGACTGGCGCCCTTCGGACAAGTGTTCGCACTGGAGAAAAACGAAGGCGATCTCGTCAACATCGAGAATAACCGGCGCAAATTCCGTGCCGACATGACGATTATTCACGCGAAAGCGCCGGACGGACTGGATGGCTTGCCCGATCCGGATGCGGTATTTATCGGCGGCAGCGGCGGCGAACTGCGGGAGCTGATCCGCATCTGCTGCCAGCGGCTGAAGGATGGAGGCCGCATCGTTGTGAACGCAGCGACAATTGAGACGCTGGCTGCGGCCCAGTCGGCGCTGAAGGAGCAAATCTTTGCGGTAAACATCGCGCTTGTGCAGATCTCGCGGAGCAAGCCGATTTTGGACATGACCCGATTTGAGGGGCTGAACCCGATCTACGTGATCACCGGCTTCAGGCAAGCCGGCGCAGCGGCGGAAGAAGGAGGAAAGGAGCGATCATGA
- a CDS encoding cobalt-precorrin-5B (C(1))-methyltransferase — protein sequence MSERQEDQGAQSMRHGFTTGACATAAAKGALTMLITQQSVSEAEVWLPAGFVHTFELIEAEFTQDMAQCATIKDAGDDPDATHKAKIVATATWKEEGGIELDGGVGVGRVTKPGLPVPVGEAAINPVPRRMLTKSIESVLNEFGVSSSRGVKVVISVPDGEEIAKKTLNARLGIIGGISILGTRGIVVPFSTAAYKASVIQALQVAKASGCKQAVLTTGGSSEKYAMKMYPELSEEAFIQMGDFVGFSLQHAKRLGMNKICLVGMMGKFSKVAQGVMMVHSKSAPVDFAFLARAAGEAGAGPELQQTIAAANTASHVAELVVEAGTSEFFNILSEYACRHALEHAGGGITVETVLVTMKGDVLGKAEVSG from the coding sequence GTGAGTGAGCGGCAGGAGGATCAAGGAGCGCAATCCATGAGGCACGGCTTTACGACCGGCGCGTGCGCCACAGCGGCCGCCAAAGGCGCGCTCACGATGCTGATCACCCAGCAGTCCGTCAGCGAAGCGGAGGTGTGGCTGCCCGCAGGCTTCGTGCACACATTCGAGCTGATCGAAGCGGAGTTTACGCAGGATATGGCTCAGTGCGCGACGATTAAAGATGCGGGCGACGATCCGGATGCAACGCACAAGGCGAAAATCGTGGCGACTGCAACCTGGAAGGAAGAGGGCGGCATTGAGCTGGACGGAGGCGTCGGCGTCGGACGGGTCACGAAGCCGGGATTGCCAGTGCCGGTCGGCGAAGCCGCGATCAATCCGGTTCCGCGCCGCATGCTGACCAAGTCGATCGAATCGGTGCTGAACGAATTCGGCGTGAGCAGCTCACGCGGAGTGAAGGTTGTCATTTCGGTGCCGGATGGCGAGGAAATCGCCAAAAAAACGCTGAACGCGCGTCTTGGCATTATCGGCGGCATCTCGATTCTCGGCACGCGCGGGATTGTGGTGCCGTTTTCCACCGCGGCTTATAAAGCGAGCGTCATTCAGGCGCTGCAGGTCGCCAAGGCGTCGGGATGCAAACAGGCGGTGTTGACGACGGGAGGCAGCAGCGAAAAGTACGCGATGAAAATGTACCCGGAGCTTAGCGAAGAAGCGTTCATCCAGATGGGCGATTTCGTCGGTTTCTCGCTGCAGCATGCCAAACGTCTCGGGATGAACAAGATCTGCCTGGTCGGCATGATGGGCAAGTTTTCGAAGGTGGCTCAGGGCGTGATGATGGTGCATTCGAAGAGCGCCCCGGTCGACTTTGCGTTTCTGGCGCGAGCGGCGGGTGAAGCGGGTGCGGGACCGGAGCTGCAGCAGACGATCGCGGCAGCGAATACGGCCTCTCATGTGGCGGAGCTGGTCGTGGAGGCTGGGACCAGCGAATTTTTCAATATATTGAGCGAATACGCCTGCCGGCATGCTTTGGAACATGCCGGCGGCGGAATAACGGTAGAGACGGTGCTCGTCACGATGAAGGGCGATGTGCTGGGAAAGGCGGAAGTGAGTGGATAA
- a CDS encoding precorrin-8X methylmutase, which yields MDFRTEFKPLTIQPQEIEDKSFAMITEELGEHPFTELQYPVVQRVIHASADFELGRSLVFHPDAIEAGIAAIRRGETVVADVQMVQVGTSKERIRKYGGDVAVYISDPDVMEEAKRLNTTRAIISMRKAVRSAEGGIYAIGNAPTALLELIRLVKEGIAKPSLVIGMPVGFVSAAESKDELRKLDIPFITNIGRKGGSTIVVAALNALSIMADKRG from the coding sequence ATGGATTTTAGAACGGAATTTAAGCCGCTGACGATCCAGCCGCAGGAAATTGAAGATAAAAGCTTCGCCATGATAACCGAGGAGCTCGGCGAGCATCCGTTTACGGAGCTGCAATATCCGGTCGTACAGCGTGTCATCCACGCATCGGCGGATTTTGAGCTCGGCCGCAGTCTCGTTTTCCATCCGGATGCGATCGAGGCCGGCATTGCAGCAATTCGAAGAGGAGAGACCGTCGTTGCGGACGTGCAAATGGTGCAGGTCGGCACGAGCAAGGAACGCATCCGCAAATACGGCGGTGATGTGGCCGTTTATATCTCCGATCCCGACGTAATGGAAGAAGCGAAGCGGCTGAACACGACGCGTGCCATTATCTCGATGCGCAAAGCGGTTCGCAGCGCCGAAGGCGGCATTTACGCGATCGGCAACGCGCCGACGGCGCTGCTTGAATTGATCCGTCTTGTCAAAGAAGGCATCGCGAAGCCGAGCCTTGTAATCGGCATGCCGGTAGGCTTCGTTTCGGCGGCGGAATCGAAGGATGAGCTGCGCAAGCTCGATATTCCTTTTATTACGAACATCGGCCGCAAAGGCGGCAGCACGATTGTTGTGGCTGCGCTGAACGCGCTTTCGATCATGGCCGATAAACGCGGCTAA
- the cobK gene encoding precorrin-6A reductase — protein sequence MIFMLCGTSDARELALRIRQSGAGLLTSVVTDSAAKSLQDEGLDVRIGRLTDREMTELLKSGGFRAVVDASHPFAEEAHRNAMQAARQAGIPYIRYERASLVYDNHPGLTVVPGYEEAALEAKRRKGSIMLTTGSKTLHIFAKHLAGEPEIRLVARMLPRRDNMEKCEELGIEQKNIIAIQGPFTREMNEALYRQFGTTVMVTKESGTTGAVDEKVETALRLGIDVILISRPEIEFGTVFADYEGVLAQLQAMTG from the coding sequence ATGATCTTTATGCTTTGCGGAACGAGCGATGCGCGGGAACTGGCGCTGCGGATCAGGCAAAGCGGCGCCGGGCTGCTTACGTCGGTTGTGACGGACAGCGCGGCCAAAAGCTTGCAGGATGAGGGGCTGGACGTGCGGATCGGTCGCCTGACCGACCGAGAAATGACGGAACTGCTTAAGAGCGGTGGCTTCCGCGCGGTTGTCGATGCGAGCCATCCGTTCGCCGAGGAGGCTCACCGCAACGCGATGCAGGCGGCGAGACAAGCCGGCATTCCGTATATCCGCTATGAGCGGGCATCGCTTGTCTATGATAACCATCCCGGGTTGACGGTTGTGCCGGGATATGAGGAAGCCGCTCTAGAAGCGAAGCGCCGCAAAGGCTCCATCATGCTGACCACGGGCAGCAAAACACTGCATATCTTTGCGAAGCATTTGGCAGGAGAACCGGAAATCCGGCTCGTCGCCCGGATGCTGCCGCGCCGCGACAATATGGAGAAGTGCGAGGAGCTTGGCATCGAGCAAAAAAATATTATCGCCATTCAAGGGCCTTTTACAAGGGAAATGAACGAGGCCTTATATCGCCAATTCGGAACTACGGTTATGGTGACGAAGGAAAGCGGCACTACGGGTGCTGTCGATGAAAAAGTGGAAACGGCGCTTCGGCTCGGAATCGATGTCATTTTAATATCGAGGCCGGAAATTGAATTCGGGACGGTATTTGCGGATTACGAAGGCGTGCTTGCGCAATTGCAGGCGATGACCGGTTAG
- a CDS encoding sirohydrochlorin chelatase, whose product MEAILLVGHGSRDPEGNEELLRFAEMVRTKAPQFLIETCFLEFAKPAINQGIENCVSRGATRVVLVPIILFAAGHAKLHIPDAIDHAKRKYHDVQFVYGRPIGVHQKVVNILRSRLSEAGYIEGLESGARDQQTAVLLLGRGSSDSDANSDFYKMARLFWEQVPVKWTESSFIGVTEPSFEDGLERCLQLGAKTIYVLPYFLFTGVLIKRIEQMVAEFAAQHPDCKVVLADYFGFHPELAELLIERVAEASEGRAFMNCDMCKYRLQAAAEIDHHHHHDHDHHDHDHHDHDHHAHGHDHEHDHHHTDKTPAGA is encoded by the coding sequence ATGGAAGCAATTTTGCTCGTTGGCCATGGCAGCCGGGATCCGGAGGGAAACGAAGAACTGCTGCGGTTTGCGGAAATGGTGCGCACTAAGGCTCCGCAATTTTTAATCGAAACGTGTTTTTTGGAATTCGCCAAACCGGCCATTAATCAAGGCATTGAGAACTGCGTTAGCCGCGGAGCGACAAGAGTCGTGCTCGTGCCGATCATTTTGTTTGCGGCGGGACATGCGAAGCTGCATATCCCGGATGCGATCGACCATGCAAAGCGGAAATATCATGACGTGCAGTTCGTGTACGGAAGGCCGATCGGCGTGCACCAGAAGGTGGTAAACATTTTGAGGTCCCGGCTGTCTGAGGCGGGGTACATAGAAGGGCTTGAGAGCGGTGCCCGCGATCAGCAAACAGCGGTGCTGCTGCTTGGCAGGGGTAGCAGCGACAGCGATGCGAACAGCGATTTTTATAAAATGGCGCGTTTGTTCTGGGAGCAGGTCCCGGTCAAATGGACGGAAAGCAGCTTTATCGGCGTAACGGAGCCTTCTTTCGAAGACGGGCTGGAACGGTGTCTGCAGCTGGGGGCAAAGACGATTTACGTGCTCCCTTATTTCTTGTTCACGGGTGTGCTGATTAAGCGGATTGAACAGATGGTTGCGGAATTTGCCGCACAGCATCCTGATTGTAAAGTCGTGCTGGCCGACTATTTTGGCTTCCATCCCGAGCTTGCAGAGCTGCTGATCGAACGGGTGGCGGAGGCGAGCGAAGGCCGCGCATTCATGAACTGCGACATGTGCAAATACCGCCTGCAGGCAGCTGCGGAGATAGACCACCACCATCATCACGATCACGACCATCACGATCACGACCATCACGATCATGACCATCATGCTCACGGTCATGACCACGAGCATGATCATCATCATACCGATAAAACTCCGGCAGGCGCATAG
- the cobJ gene encoding precorrin-3B C(17)-methyltransferase: protein MAETKGKLLIIGFGPGAFEHITERARQAIEESDVIIGYNTYVDLIRGLLTDQEIVRTGMTEEVSRAQEAVRQAEMGKKVAVISSGDSGVYGMAGLVYEVLIEKGWKPASGVEVEVVPGISAINSCASLLGAPVMHDACTISLSDHLTPWETIAKRVDAAASADFIIALYNPRSGRRTRQIVETQRILLKYRSPETPVGLVKSAYRDREQVILTTLGSMLDHDIGMLTTVIIGNSTTSVYQGLMITPRGYQRKYTLQTDEQPLKPHERLRTEAEPWSLNAREEKKDMREEADEPEVVEAAQAVRTSVPEAPVALAMEALGALEAKGIIQGGYAVHAKSQPPARRQVAVFEVGVAPGIANKKFSARQMALLAELAGDKGEMEYTPHHQIIIRVETEDPADIVARLKAQKLLVFPIGDVAQIKACDFCNLEKDEAIPVAEELNRLIGGLKTPKEFKIGLNGCGMACYGAVLEDIGIVYRRGAYDLFLGGKTIGRNAHAAQPVAEGISAEEIVPTVERIFRQYAEQGHPNERFHKFFKRVGMITGFEHRDFVPPVAVDAVCGD from the coding sequence ATGGCTGAAACAAAGGGCAAGCTGCTCATTATCGGATTTGGGCCTGGAGCATTTGAACATATTACGGAGCGGGCGCGGCAGGCGATCGAGGAGAGCGACGTTATTATCGGCTACAACACTTACGTCGATCTCATTCGCGGGCTTTTGACCGATCAGGAAATTGTGCGGACGGGAATGACGGAAGAAGTTAGCCGTGCGCAGGAAGCGGTACGTCAGGCAGAGATGGGAAAAAAAGTCGCGGTCATCTCCAGCGGCGATTCCGGGGTATACGGCATGGCCGGACTCGTCTACGAGGTGCTGATCGAGAAAGGCTGGAAGCCGGCATCGGGCGTAGAGGTCGAAGTTGTTCCGGGCATTTCTGCGATTAATTCATGTGCTTCGCTTCTTGGAGCACCTGTGATGCACGATGCGTGCACGATCAGCTTAAGCGATCATTTGACACCATGGGAGACGATCGCAAAGCGGGTGGATGCGGCAGCGTCCGCTGATTTTATTATTGCGCTGTACAATCCGCGAAGCGGGAGACGCACCCGCCAGATTGTGGAGACGCAGCGCATCTTGCTGAAATACCGTTCGCCGGAAACGCCGGTCGGTCTCGTCAAAAGCGCTTATCGTGACCGCGAGCAGGTGATATTAACGACGCTCGGCTCCATGCTGGACCATGACATCGGGATGCTGACGACGGTTATCATCGGCAACTCCACGACGTCTGTTTATCAAGGTTTAATGATAACGCCGCGCGGTTACCAGCGTAAATATACGCTGCAAACGGACGAGCAGCCGCTTAAGCCTCATGAGCGACTGCGCACGGAGGCGGAGCCATGGTCGCTAAACGCCCGCGAGGAAAAAAAGGACATGCGAGAAGAGGCGGATGAACCTGAAGTGGTCGAGGCGGCGCAGGCGGTACGGACCAGCGTGCCGGAGGCTCCGGTTGCGCTGGCGATGGAGGCTCTTGGCGCATTGGAGGCAAAAGGCATCATACAGGGCGGATACGCAGTCCATGCGAAGTCGCAGCCGCCTGCCCGCCGGCAGGTCGCCGTTTTCGAAGTGGGCGTTGCGCCAGGCATCGCGAACAAAAAGTTCAGCGCCCGGCAGATGGCGCTGCTCGCAGAGCTTGCAGGCGATAAAGGGGAGATGGAATATACGCCCCATCATCAAATTATTATCCGGGTGGAAACGGAAGATCCGGCGGATATCGTCGCCAGGCTGAAGGCGCAAAAGCTGCTTGTGTTTCCGATCGGGGACGTGGCGCAGATCAAAGCGTGCGATTTTTGCAACCTGGAAAAAGACGAAGCGATCCCGGTCGCGGAGGAGCTGAACAGGCTGATCGGTGGGTTGAAGACGCCGAAGGAATTCAAGATCGGTCTAAACGGATGCGGAATGGCTTGTTACGGAGCGGTACTTGAGGATATCGGCATCGTGTACCGCCGCGGGGCGTACGACTTATTCCTGGGCGGGAAAACGATCGGACGCAACGCGCATGCGGCGCAGCCGGTGGCGGAAGGCATTTCGGCGGAAGAGATTGTACCGACGGTCGAGCGGATTTTCCGGCAATATGCCGAGCAAGGGCATCCGAACGAGCGGTTTCATAAATTTTTCAAGCGCGTCGGCATGATTACAGGATTCGAGCATCGGGATTTCGTACCCCCCGTTGCAGTAGATGCCGTTTGCGGCGATTAA
- a CDS encoding MFS transporter, which translates to MEIKWLIRSQSIVTLAAGMIYPYYLLFLKNLGNSYSKYGLAFAVFTISSALASQWLGARLDRYGPLVLVLSSLGMTAAMLAFPWVGSYFWVIVLQLLMGTCSAMQKMGERLLLADGSQSGVRGPVLANYQFWTSVASGFAVLIGGYLLDWLTINALFYTSALLYAVSSWAVWKHRTGSRQ; encoded by the coding sequence GTGGAGATCAAGTGGCTCATCCGCTCCCAAAGCATCGTGACGCTGGCAGCCGGTATGATATATCCGTATTACCTGTTGTTTCTCAAAAATCTCGGAAACAGCTACTCGAAGTACGGGCTCGCGTTCGCCGTATTTACAATCAGTTCGGCACTTGCATCCCAATGGCTTGGAGCAAGGCTCGACCGGTATGGCCCGCTAGTGCTGGTCTTGAGCTCGCTAGGAATGACGGCGGCCATGCTGGCTTTTCCGTGGGTGGGCTCCTACTTCTGGGTAATCGTGCTGCAACTGCTGATGGGCACCTGCAGCGCCATGCAAAAAATGGGGGAGCGCCTGCTGCTAGCCGATGGGAGCCAGTCCGGGGTACGCGGACCCGTTCTAGCAAACTACCAGTTCTGGACGTCGGTTGCTTCAGGGTTTGCCGTCCTGATCGGCGGTTACCTGCTCGATTGGTTAACGATCAATGCCCTGTTCTACACGAGCGCCTTGCTCTACGCGGTTAGCTCGTGGGCTGTGTGGAAGCATCGGACAGGTTCAAGGCAATGA